The genomic DNA ACCCCCAAAACAAATTTCTCAAGAAAACCAGGAGATGGTGGTAGAAAATTTGGTTAAGGAATTCGGAGATAAGCTGAAATCTGTCTCGCTGCTTGCTCCCGCCGATGTTGTAAAAGAAAGTATGCAAGAAAATTATAGCGATATTGTATCCCCCACGCTTCTCGCCCAGTGGCAAGCCAACCCTCAGGAGGCCCCGGGCAGAATGCTGTCAAGCCCGTGGCCGGACCATATTGATATTATAACCATTAATAAATTACCGGATGATAATGGATATGAAGTTACAGGTGAAATTATTGAAATTACAAGCTCAGAGGAAGTAAACGGCGGGGTTGCCGCAAAGCGGCCCATTACCCTCGTGGCAAAAGAAGTTAATGGCCGCTGGCTTATTGACGCTGTAACACTGGGCGAGTATGGGGAAGGCAGTTCAATTATTTATCAAAATGCGGAATATGGCTTTAGTTTCTCCCTGCCTGAAAGCTGGCAGGGTTATAAGATTATAAATGAAAAATGGGAAGGTTTCAAACCAGGCCAACAAGAGGGTAACGCATCTGAGACCGGACCAATGATTTCCATCAGACATCCCCAGTGGACCGCCCAAAACCCGCGCCAGGATATACCTATACTGGTATTTACCCTTGCCCAGTGGAATTCCCTGCAGCGGGATGAATTTCACATTGGCGCTGCGCCTATGGGCCCCAAAGAAATTGGGCGTAATAATAATTATGTTTTTGCACTTCCCGCGCGTTATAACTACGCATTTCCCACGGGGTATGAAGAAGTGGAAAACATACTGGAAAATAAACCGCTTAAACCACTGGAGTAGTTTTTGACAGGAGTTGTATTACCATGTCATCCGGTACCTGGGCAAAGTTCTCATAGAACTGTCCTACGGCTTAAAAGGGCTCCGGCACCAGCGGGCATATGATTTCATCCACATATTCATCCAGGGACTGAATAGCCCCAGCCGGAGCCACAGGTACCGCTAGTATGGTTCTTTCCGGATTCATCACTTTTTTAATGGACATGATTGCGGCCCGGGTGGTAAAGCCGGTGGCTATTCCATCGTCAACAATAATAATGATTTTTCCTGTATAATCGGGATAATCTGTATTACCGCGATACATTATCATTCTTCTTTTTATCTCGTGTATTTCTTTTTCGATAATCTTGTTAATGGCTTCTTTACCAGCCATTTGCAACAGGTATTCATTTTCTGTTAGAATAACTGTACCGTCCTGGGTCACTGCCCCTATGGCCAACTCCGGATTACGGGGAGCACCAATTTTTCTGGGTATGATAATATCCAATGGCAGCTTTAGCGCCTCGGACACCAGAGCCGCCACAACCACTCCTCCCCTTGGTATAGCCATGATAACACCATCCGCTATATCCTTTTCCTTTAATATGCGGGCCAGAACTTGCCCAGCTTCAAACCTGTCTTTGTATATTTTATTTTTCACAAGTCAACACTCCATTGAGATGTTTTATATTTTATACCAGATTCAGCCCTAGTTTTTGAGCATATTCCAAAGCCTCCCGGTATTCTTCCTGGCTGATGCGCCGGGATATTTCCAGGTACCGGTGGGCCTGGTGGGCGGGATAGTATTGATCCATTAAATTGACTAGGCAGCCGGGTGATAATTCTTCTTTAATGAACATTAATATTTCCTTGGTGTCCTCCACTCCACCGGGCATTACCAAATGTCTGATCAGTAAACCCCGGTAAGCAATTCCCATATTATCTGTTTTCAAACCTCCCACCTGGCGGTCCATTTCTTTAAGCGACCTTTTCACTGCTGCCGGGTAGTCCTTTACTCCGGAATATTTTTTCCCCCGCTCGGGCCGGTTATATTTAAAATCCGGCATATAGATATCTATAACACCTTCCATTAGCGCCAGGGTTTCCAGCTTTTCATAGCCGCCACAGTTATAAACCAAAGGAAGCCTCAAGCCCCGCTCCGCCGCCAGTAAAACGGCCTCGAGAATATTAGGTACGAAATGGGTGGGGGTAACCAGGTTAATATTGTGGCATCTATAAAAGTCCTGTAATTCCAACATAATTTCTGCCAGTCGTACACTGGTAACCAGCTCTCCCTCACCGCCAAAACTAAGCTCGTAGTTTTGGCAGAATACGCAGCGCATGTTGCAGTAACCGAAAAATACAGTGCCAGAACCACGTTTACCCACCAGCGGCGGCTCTTCGCCCCTATGCGGTCCATAGCTGGAAAGAACAACTTTATCCGTGGCCCGGCAAAAACCCAGTTTTTCCCGGCGATTTACTCCGCAATCGTGCGGGCACAGATTACAACTGGCAAAATGACGCCTTGCTTGCTCAACCCTGTGTGGCAATACTTTATTTTTTAATAATTTGATATAACCGGGCATGTGATCCTGCTGCATAGCCCTCGCCCTTTCTATTCACGCATTTACTATACCTATTATTATATCTTGAATAAATAAAAGCCGCCATAAGCCGGCGGCAAGCATTACAGCACCATTGGCGGTACCTGTGGCTTTTATGATATTTTCGTACCCCGCAGTTTTCAACAACTAACAACTTTATTTTACACCAAACCCACCTGTAAATATTACCTAAACTTTAAATTTTCCCACCAAACCGTTTAAATCGCCGGCCATTTGGGACAAAGAAACAGACAGGGAGGATAATTCCTCTATACCGGCAGTTTGTTCTTCAGTGGTGGCCGCAATATTTTCTATACCTGAGTTAGCCTGTTGAACCGAGGCCGCGATATTTTGAATCTGACTGTTCAAGATATGAATTTGGTCCAAAATATCATTAAAGCTTTGGTTCAAAGCGCTGACGGTTGAATTGCCATTTTCCACCGCTTCATCACTTTCATGCATAGCCTGTTTAGACCTCTCTGACAGCGTTACCACTTCCTGCATTAAAACATTTATTTCCTTAGTTGACTGAGCTGCTTCTTCCGCCAGCTTTCTTACTTCCTCGGCCACCACTGCAAAACCACGGCCATGTTCACCGGCCCTTGCGGCTTCAATGGCTGCGTTTAATGCCAGGAGATTAGTCTGTTCCGCAATATTAGCGACTCTATCTACAAAGGCATTTATGTTATTTACGGCAGCCGAAAGGGTCTCTATGGATTTACCTACTTTATTGGTAGCGGCTGCAATACCCGACATCTGGGCACTAACTATTTCGATGGATTTTCTTCCCTGGTCCGCATGTTCTGAAACAACACCAGCATGTTGCGAAATTTCCTGGCTGTTACCGGCAATGTTTTCAACAGTAGAGGCAATTTCATTAACACTGGCAGCGTTTGCCGTAGAAGAAACGGTAACTTTTTCGGAGTTGGTGCTCAATTGTTCCGCTGAATCCGCCAGGCTGACCGCCTTTTCCTTAACCTCGGCAATAATTTTATGAATATCATCCATCAGGCTATTAAATGATGCAATTACTTCGCCTATTTCGTCACGGGTTTTGATATCGATCCTATGAGTTAAGTCCCCGTGCCCGTTCTTTATATCCTTCATCAAGCTATTTAAGCGGCCTAACGGGGGAACAATTTTAGTATAAATAAAGAATGAATTAATAATTAGGAACAATAACCCAGCAATAAGAATGATAATAGAAGTACCTTTACTGACAGCCAGATTTTCCACAAGTCCCAACAATTGATTATTTAAACTTGTTTGGTACCTGGTTGCAATCTCGGCAAAGGATGTTAACAGTTCATCGCCCGCCCGGTCAAAATCTTCCATTAGAATGTTACCGCTTTCCCTGCCCTCTATGATATAAGCTTCCGCCATTTTTTGCCCTATGAGATAAAATGCATCGAATTTTCGCTCTAAGGAATCCAACTGATTAGCTGAACCGGGGTCTAATTGTTTTAATTCCGCCAGTGATTTTTTAAATATTTGCACATTTTCCTCTGTTTCGTTGTAACCTTCTCGATCGCCCGTAGCGCTTACGTCCGTCAAAAACTGCCATACCTGGCTAATTGCCAACCTCATTTCATGCACATGGTTGGCAGCGACATAATCATAATCAGATACTCTTTCGGCAGCATTTGAGCTATAATTAAAATTGTAAACAGCAACCCCGCAGGCAAAACCCAGGAAAATTAAATTAATTACAGAAACCAAGATTACGGTGACTTTGATCGATAGCTTGTTAAACACCTGCTCACACCTCTTCATTCTGCAGATTCCCCAAACTTGCTCATTATAATATTTCCGACTTCTTATTACTTTAGATTAGATATTGTAAGCAATATTATATTATATTATATCAAATCGCTTACAAATTAAAAGTCTTTTTCTAATCTAAAAATATTGAGCAGCACTTTTTGCAGCTATCGAAATCCCAAGCGTTGTACATAGCAATTATTTTTAACCGAATTTAAACCAATAACCGGGTGCTATAAATGCGGCACCCGGTTATTACCCAAATTATACGTCATATCTAGCGAATAAAGTTTGTAATCACTTTTTTTTCTTTTTCCGGCTTCACCACTGCTCCCTTTCCTTTTTCAATTAATTTAAGGAGCCAGGCCATGTTTTTACCCAGGACCCTCATTATTTGCACCCCTTCTTCATCTTGCAACGCCTCCCCGGGCCTCATGCCATGAATAACATTCCAATAACACGAGGTTGGTATGATCATTTCGGAATAGGTAAGATAGTGATTTAATTGATCAAAGGCAGGTAGTCCCCCTGAACGCCTTACGGCAACAACAGCAGCACCGACCTTATGTCTAAATATTCCACCGTTATTACCGGCAACAAAGAATGCCCTGTCTAGAAAGGCTTTCATTGTAGCACCAATTGATGAATAATGAACAGGTGACCCTAAAATTATACCGTCCGCTTCTTTCATTTTTTGTATCCATTCGTTTACTTCATCCCCGGTAACACATTTTTCATCCCTTTTCTTCCCGCATTGCCCACATGCTAAACATCCTCTTATCGATTTGTTTCCCACATGAATAATTTCTGTTTTTATTCCTTCTTTTTCAAGCTCCCCTGTGACAATCCTAATTGCATGGTAGGTATTGCCTTCCTTATTTGGGCTGCCGTTAAATGCCACTACCTTCACTACCTTAAACCTCCTTTGTATTTTTGTCTGTTTTTAAACATCCAACGGTAACTTTATAAATAACAAAACCCTCCTTCCGCCAGCACCGCCTGCCCTCCGGTTACCTCAAGTATTTGTTTTGCCACGCTGTTTATATTACCGGGTTCCAGGTATACCTTAATCATTACCTCCTGCCCATAGGTCATTTCCATTTGTTTGGTGTTTGTTTTTTCCAATTCTTTTTTAACTATGCCCAGCCAGTTGTAATCAATTGTTATGCACAGCTCTCGGTATAATTGCCGGGTAACGACGCCGGCGGTTTCGATTCCTTTTAAAGCTGCTTCCCGGTAGGCCCGCACCAAGCCACCGGCCCCCAGCATAATACCACCAAAGTATCTGGTAACCACGATAATTATCCGGGTCAATGATTTTTGCTTGATCAGGTCCAGCACCGGTTTTCCGGCTGTGCCGCCGGGTTCGCCGTCATCGCTGTAACGCTGTATCCGTTCATCGATTACATAAGCGAACACGTTATGATTGGCCTGGCTGTGTCTTTCTCTAATGGTTGACAAGAAACGACCGGCCTCTTCTGCATCCTTTACCGGTGAGGCTGAGGTAATAAAACGGGATTTTTTAATTATTGTTTCCACCACCACCGGTTTATTAATTGTTTGATAGCTGTTTTTCATATGCGTTAAATTTGGTAATTTCACCGGACTGTACCCTACCTCTCCCTTGACTACACTACTATTGCCCATGGAATTTCGGAAGGCCTTACCGGCCTTCCGAAATCCGTCATAACACGACTGGCCCACATTAACTCCTGACCTTGCCCTTAAGTCTTTTTAACTCATTTAACACTTTATGATATTCCTCATCAAGTGCTTGAAGATTATTATTTTTCGAGGGCATGGATAATTTTCCTATAATTTCAGACAATCGATTTTGCAAAACAAAAATTTGTTTTTTTATATCTTCCAAGCTATTATCCGGTGCTTGACTTTTTTTTGCTAAATAATCCGCAAAATTACCATTGAACATTTTGATTTTGTGATTTTCAATAGTCATAATGTGGTCGGCAACAGAACTGATCAACTTGCGATCATGAGAAGCAAATAATAATGTACCATTATAGTTTTGCAGTGCTTCCTCAATGACGTCCAAAGAGTGAATGTCCAGATAATTTGTCGGCTCATCCAATATAAGCAGGTTGAAGTCTTTGAGAAGTATTTTGGCAAAGGAAACTTTGACGCGCTCTCCCCCGCTCAATGCACTTACCTTTTTAAACACTTCCTCTCGTTTAAATAACAACCTTGAGAGGAATATTCTTGCAAAGGTTTCCTGATAAATACTGTCCGCCATCACATTTTCGAGGATGGTTAAGCTTTCGTCCAAGATACTCATATCCTGGCTGAAGTAGCCAATCTTTGCCCCCGGAGCAATTTTTATACCGTCGTCCTTATTAACGATCATTTTAAGCAAAGTACTTTTTCCGCAACCATTGGGGCCAATTAAGGCAACCTTGGCACCGTTATCAATATTAAACTCAGCATCTCTAAATATGACCTTGTCGCCAAAGTTTTTGTTTATATTACGGCCCTCAATAATAACTTTGCTGTAAATCTTTTTTGGATCTACCACATCCAGTTTAATGAGCTCTTGTTGTAAAGGCTTTTCTTTAACCTCTAAATGCTCTATTCTAGCCCGGGTATTTTTTATTGCTCGCGCCAGGGAGGCCTTGGCCTTTTGACCTCCCATCTTGTGTAGTCTAGCCTCGGAATTGCCCATCCTTTTGGGGGCTTTTTTGATCGATTTCATCTTTTGTTTTAAATCTACGATAACTTTCTCAAGCCGCTTCTTTTCAATTACATACTGGCTATATTCAAATTGAGCTCTTTCCCTTTCTTGGTCTTTCTGAGCACTATAATAGCTGTAATTACCGCCATACAGTTTTATTTTACCGTTCTCTACCTCTATTATTTTGTTACACAGCCTATCAAGAAGGCTACGATCATGCGATACGATAACAAGTCCCCCCTGGTACTCCACCAGCCGGTTTTCTATGAGTTCTATGCCTTCCATGTCAATATTACTGGTGGGCTCGTCCGCAAATATCATCAAGCTGTTGCTATCAAAACACTGGGCAAGCTTAAACCGGGTCTTTTCACCGCCACTCATGCTTTCATGCCAGGTACTTGATACCCTCAATTTAGAGGCCCATTCAGCACTTATCCTTTTGTTCCGGG from Desulfallas thermosapovorans DSM 6562 includes the following:
- a CDS encoding phosphoribosyltransferase, translated to MKNKIYKDRFEAGQVLARILKEKDIADGVIMAIPRGGVVVAALVSEALKLPLDIIIPRKIGAPRNPELAIGAVTQDGTVILTENEYLLQMAGKEAINKIIEKEIHEIKRRMIMYRGNTDYPDYTGKIIIIVDDGIATGFTTRAAIMSIKKVMNPERTILAVPVAPAGAIQSLDEYVDEIICPLVPEPF
- a CDS encoding radical SAM protein, coding for MQQDHMPGYIKLLKNKVLPHRVEQARRHFASCNLCPHDCGVNRREKLGFCRATDKVVLSSYGPHRGEEPPLVGKRGSGTVFFGYCNMRCVFCQNYELSFGGEGELVTSVRLAEIMLELQDFYRCHNINLVTPTHFVPNILEAVLLAAERGLRLPLVYNCGGYEKLETLALMEGVIDIYMPDFKYNRPERGKKYSGVKDYPAAVKRSLKEMDRQVGGLKTDNMGIAYRGLLIRHLVMPGGVEDTKEILMFIKEELSPGCLVNLMDQYYPAHQAHRYLEISRRISQEEYREALEYAQKLGLNLV
- a CDS encoding methyl-accepting chemotaxis protein, with product MKRCEQVFNKLSIKVTVILVSVINLIFLGFACGVAVYNFNYSSNAAERVSDYDYVAANHVHEMRLAISQVWQFLTDVSATGDREGYNETEENVQIFKKSLAELKQLDPGSANQLDSLERKFDAFYLIGQKMAEAYIIEGRESGNILMEDFDRAGDELLTSFAEIATRYQTSLNNQLLGLVENLAVSKGTSIIILIAGLLFLIINSFFIYTKIVPPLGRLNSLMKDIKNGHGDLTHRIDIKTRDEIGEVIASFNSLMDDIHKIIAEVKEKAVSLADSAEQLSTNSEKVTVSSTANAASVNEIASTVENIAGNSQEISQHAGVVSEHADQGRKSIEIVSAQMSGIAAATNKVGKSIETLSAAVNNINAFVDRVANIAEQTNLLALNAAIEAARAGEHGRGFAVVAEEVRKLAEEAAQSTKEINVLMQEVVTLSERSKQAMHESDEAVENGNSTVSALNQSFNDILDQIHILNSQIQNIAASVQQANSGIENIAATTEEQTAGIEELSSLSVSLSQMAGDLNGLVGKFKV
- a CDS encoding flavodoxin family protein is translated as MKVVAFNGSPNKEGNTYHAIRIVTGELEKEGIKTEIIHVGNKSIRGCLACGQCGKKRDEKCVTGDEVNEWIQKMKEADGIILGSPVHYSSIGATMKAFLDRAFFVAGNNGGIFRHKVGAAVVAVRRSGGLPAFDQLNHYLTYSEMIIPTSCYWNVIHGMRPGEALQDEEGVQIMRVLGKNMAWLLKLIEKGKGAVVKPEKEKKVITNFIR
- a CDS encoding YigZ family protein, producing the protein MKLPNLTHMKNSYQTINKPVVVETIIKKSRFITSASPVKDAEEAGRFLSTIRERHSQANHNVFAYVIDERIQRYSDDGEPGGTAGKPVLDLIKQKSLTRIIIVVTRYFGGIMLGAGGLVRAYREAALKGIETAGVVTRQLYRELCITIDYNWLGIVKKELEKTNTKQMEMTYGQEVMIKVYLEPGNINSVAKQILEVTGGQAVLAEGGFCYL
- the abc-f gene encoding ribosomal protection-like ABC-F family protein, with the translated sequence MLLLECSNIKKYFGDRLIIDIESLKLYSEDRVGIVGVNGAGKTTLVNILTRRLEPDEGWVELYGSYSYVSQLQPPRNKRISAEWASKLRVSSTWHESMSGGEKTRFKLAQCFDSNSLMIFADEPTSNIDMEGIELIENRLVEYQGGLVIVSHDRSLLDRLCNKIIEVENGKIKLYGGNYSYYSAQKDQERERAQFEYSQYVIEKKRLEKVIVDLKQKMKSIKKAPKRMGNSEARLHKMGGQKAKASLARAIKNTRARIEHLEVKEKPLQQELIKLDVVDPKKIYSKVIIEGRNINKNFGDKVIFRDAEFNIDNGAKVALIGPNGCGKSTLLKMIVNKDDGIKIAPGAKIGYFSQDMSILDESLTILENVMADSIYQETFARIFLSRLLFKREEVFKKVSALSGGERVKVSFAKILLKDFNLLILDEPTNYLDIHSLDVIEEALQNYNGTLLFASHDRKLISSVADHIMTIENHKIKMFNGNFADYLAKKSQAPDNSLEDIKKQIFVLQNRLSEIIGKLSMPSKNNNLQALDEEYHKVLNELKRLKGKVRS